A stretch of DNA from Acidovorax carolinensis:
GGGAGAACAAAACCCCACGCTATTGCCAGGGCGCGTCGGAAGCACCCGCTACGTGCTGATGCAGGATTTTCCCTGGATGGGCAAACGCGGTCTGAAGCGTGAGGTGGCTGAGTCACAAGCACAAGCTGCGAGAAGCCGTGCAGCAGGCGCCTGGGTTGAACTGGCTGGCAAGATCAAGACGACTTATGCCGAGCTCTATTACCTGGACCAGAACGAACGCTTGTCGCGGGAAATTCTCGACCTGATGGCGCGATTGGAAAAAGTCGCGCAGGTCCGCTATGCGGGCGGGCTTGCTGCGCAACAGGATGTGATCCGTGCGCAGGTGGAGCAGTCCACCATGCGCAACGAACTGATTGCACTGGACGCTGAGCGTCGCCAACTCCAGTCCAAGTTGAATGCGCTCGTGGGGCGTCCGACCTCGGAGATTTTGGCTGCACCCGAGCAGATCCGCGCCTTGCCGTCGCCGGAGCAAGTCAGCTTCGCAGCGCTGGAAGGGCGCGCCCGGATGAACAATCCGCTGCTGCGCACGGAAGAGTCCCAGATCAGGGCGGCCGAGAAGAACCGCGAGCTGACCTACAAGAACCGCTATCCCGACTTCAACGTCGGTATCTCTCCGATTCAGTACCGAGGCTCGATCAAAGAGTGGGAGCTGATGGTCGAGTTGAATATTCCCCTGCAGCAAGA
This window harbors:
- a CDS encoding TolC family protein encodes the protein MMPMRNRLSLGVVVVSLALSSMVHAQEAKLGSSVEGLLQAARDRNPEIASMRFDADAAAERVAPAGALPDPKFRTELRDITRMGEQNPTLLPGRVGSTRYVLMQDFPWMGKRGLKREVAESQAQAARSRAAGAWVELAGKIKTTYAELYYLDQNERLSREILDLMARLEKVAQVRYAGGLAAQQDVIRAQVEQSTMRNELIALDAERRQLQSKLNALVGRPTSEILAAPEQIRALPSPEQVSFAALEGRARMNNPLLRTEESQIRAAEKNRELTYKNRYPDFNVGISPIQYRGSIKEWELMVELNIPLQQDSRRAQERESEAMLAAARSRQEVVTNQVLADLYANVAGFESARRSLALTTESLLPQSELTFRSALAGYQTGKVDFATLLDAQRQIRQSKLNQIKAGVEAQKRLTEIERIVGEEQ